In one Neobacillus sp. CF12 genomic region, the following are encoded:
- the yyaC gene encoding spore protease YyaC, which yields MNLKPSFFDRRANAQRILHDDFQAVENLSMELIKFLPRTSGRPIVFVCIGTDRSTGDSLGPLVGSFLEEKNIPSFHVYGTLDEPIHAVNLDERLKQITIKHHNPYIIGIDACLGRMKNIGVIQVGDGPVKPGAGVNKELPAVGDIHITGIVNVSGFMEFFVLQNTRLNLVMKMAKTIANAIYQASILHSKGRLQELIQEEQKKTN from the coding sequence ATGAATCTGAAACCTAGTTTCTTTGATAGGAGGGCCAATGCGCAGCGAATACTCCATGATGATTTTCAGGCAGTTGAAAATCTTTCAATGGAATTAATAAAGTTCCTGCCAAGGACATCAGGGCGTCCTATTGTATTTGTTTGTATTGGAACTGACCGCTCAACAGGAGATTCATTAGGACCACTTGTTGGATCATTTTTAGAGGAAAAGAACATTCCTTCCTTTCATGTTTATGGGACGTTAGATGAACCGATTCATGCTGTAAATCTAGATGAACGTTTGAAGCAAATAACGATAAAACATCATAATCCTTATATTATCGGTATTGATGCCTGTTTAGGCAGGATGAAAAACATTGGAGTCATTCAAGTTGGCGATGGACCTGTTAAACCTGGTGCTGGTGTGAACAAGGAACTTCCCGCAGTCGGTGATATTCATATAACGGGTATCGTTAACGTCAGCGGCTTCATGGAGTTTTTTGTCTTACAAAATACCCGGCTTAATCTCGTAATGAAAATGGCAAAAACCATTGCGAATGCAATTTATCAAGCGAGTATTCTCCATTCAAAGGGAAGACTGCAGGAACTAATACAGGAAGAGCAGAAAAAAACCAATTAA
- the rpsR gene encoding 30S ribosomal protein S18, which translates to MAGGGRKGGRAKRRKVCYFTANGISRIDYKDVDLLKKFISERGKILPRRVTGTSAKYQRKLTVAIKRARQMALLPFVAGE; encoded by the coding sequence ATGGCAGGTGGAGGACGTAAAGGCGGTCGCGCGAAGCGCCGTAAAGTGTGCTATTTTACAGCAAATGGTATCTCTCGCATCGATTATAAAGATGTAGATTTACTTAAAAAGTTTATCTCTGAACGTGGAAAGATTTTACCACGTCGTGTAACTGGTACAAGCGCTAAATATCAGCGTAAACTAACTGTTGCAATCAAACGTGCACGTCAAATGGCATTATTACCATTCGTTGCAGGGGAATAA
- the rpsF gene encoding 30S ribosomal protein S6, producing MNKYEIMYIIRPNIEDEAKKALVERFNGILLENGAETAETKDWGKRRLAYEINDFRDGYYEIVKTTTSADAVQEFSRLAKISEDIIRHLVIKEEA from the coding sequence ATGAATAAGTACGAAATCATGTACATCATCCGCCCAAACATTGAAGACGAAGCGAAAAAGGCTCTTGTAGAGCGTTTCAACGGAATTCTTCTTGAAAACGGTGCGGAAACTGCTGAAACAAAAGATTGGGGTAAGCGTCGTTTAGCTTACGAAATCAACGATTTCCGTGATGGATATTACGAAATCGTAAAAACTACAACTTCAGCTGACGCGGTACAAGAATTTTCTCGTCTTGCGAAAATCAGCGAAGATATCATTCGCCATTTAGTAATTAAAGAAGAAGCTTAA
- the ychF gene encoding redox-regulated ATPase YchF — MALTAGIVGLPNVGKSTLFNAITQAGAESANYPFCTIDPNVGIVEVPDHRLNKLTELVQPKKTVPTAFEFTDIAGIVKGASKGEGLGNKFLSHIRQVDAICQVVRCFADDNITHVSGKVDPISDIEVINLELILADMESVEKRISRVEKLAKQKDKDAAAEFEVLSMLRDAFEAEKPARTVEFTEEQMKIAKMLHLLTIKPVLYVANVGEDDIADPSGNEYVQKVREFAAADNAEVIVVCAKIEEEISELEGEEKQMFLEELGIEESGLDQLIRAAYNLLGLATYFTAGVQEVRAWTFRHGMKAPQCAGVIHSDFERGFIRAETVSYDDLLAAGSYNAAKEAGKVRLEGKEYLVKDGDVIHFRFNV; from the coding sequence ATGGCATTAACAGCAGGAATTGTAGGTTTGCCGAATGTTGGTAAGTCTACATTATTTAATGCAATCACACAGGCTGGGGCTGAATCAGCTAATTACCCGTTCTGTACAATTGATCCAAACGTAGGAATTGTTGAAGTACCAGACCACCGTCTTAATAAATTGACCGAGTTAGTACAACCGAAAAAGACTGTACCAACAGCTTTTGAATTCACCGATATTGCGGGAATTGTAAAAGGTGCGAGTAAAGGTGAAGGTCTAGGGAACAAATTTCTTTCACACATCCGTCAAGTAGACGCGATTTGTCAGGTTGTCCGCTGCTTTGCGGACGATAACATTACCCACGTATCGGGTAAAGTCGATCCAATTTCAGATATCGAAGTAATAAACTTGGAATTAATTCTTGCAGACATGGAGTCTGTTGAAAAACGGATTAGCCGTGTTGAGAAATTAGCGAAACAAAAGGATAAAGATGCAGCGGCTGAGTTTGAAGTACTTTCCATGCTTCGCGATGCTTTTGAAGCTGAAAAACCAGCAAGAACGGTTGAATTTACGGAAGAACAAATGAAAATTGCAAAAATGCTTCATCTATTAACAATAAAGCCTGTCCTTTATGTAGCAAACGTGGGTGAGGATGATATTGCTGACCCATCTGGTAATGAATATGTACAAAAAGTTCGTGAGTTTGCTGCCGCAGATAATGCTGAAGTAATTGTGGTTTGTGCGAAAATCGAGGAAGAAATATCTGAACTTGAAGGCGAAGAAAAGCAAATGTTCCTTGAAGAGCTTGGAATTGAAGAGTCTGGACTCGATCAATTAATTCGTGCAGCGTATAACTTACTTGGTTTAGCTACTTATTTTACTGCAGGTGTGCAGGAAGTTCGTGCTTGGACGTTTAGACATGGAATGAAAGCCCCACAATGTGCTGGCGTAATTCACTCTGACTTTGAACGTGGATTTATTCGTGCTGAAACGGTTTCTTATGATGACCTTTTAGCAGCAGGAAGCTATAATGCGGCTAAGGAAGCAGGAAAGGTCCGTTTAGAAGGAAAAGAGTATTTAGTAAAAGACGGAGATGTTATTCACTTCCGTTTTAATGTATAA
- the ssb gene encoding single-stranded DNA-binding protein — protein sequence MMNRVVLVGRLTKDPDLRYTPNGVPVATFTLAVNRPFSSQAGEREADFINCVVWRKPAENVANFLKKGSLAGVDGRIQTRNYEGQDGKRVYVTEVQAESVQFLEPKNASGGGGGRSDNDHFGAPPREPQGNPYGGGNQNQQRQYQSNNNNNKGFTKVDDDPFAGNGQIDISDDDLPF from the coding sequence ATGATGAATCGTGTCGTTCTTGTCGGCCGTTTAACAAAAGATCCTGATTTGCGTTATACACCAAATGGGGTTCCTGTTGCTACCTTTACTTTAGCTGTTAACCGTCCGTTTTCTAGTCAGGCAGGTGAGCGTGAAGCAGACTTTATTAATTGTGTTGTTTGGCGTAAACCAGCTGAAAATGTGGCAAACTTCTTGAAAAAAGGCAGTCTTGCAGGTGTAGATGGCCGTATTCAAACTCGCAACTATGAAGGACAAGATGGTAAGCGTGTTTACGTTACTGAAGTTCAGGCGGAAAGTGTTCAATTTCTTGAACCGAAAAATGCGTCTGGCGGCGGTGGCGGAAGAAGCGACAATGATCATTTCGGTGCACCACCAAGGGAACCGCAAGGAAATCCTTATGGCGGAGGCAATCAGAATCAACAACGCCAATATCAAAGCAATAACAACAATAACAAAGGTTTTACTAAAGTGGATGATGATCCGTTCGCAGGTAACGGTCAGATTGACATCTCCGATGATGACTTACCATTTTAA
- a CDS encoding DUF951 domain-containing protein yields MEEKEFGLNDVVEMKKQHPCGTNRWKIIRMGMDIRIKCEGCDHSVMIPRREFSRKMKKILVKHEQ; encoded by the coding sequence ATGGAAGAAAAGGAATTTGGGTTAAATGATGTCGTTGAAATGAAAAAACAGCACCCATGCGGGACGAACCGTTGGAAAATTATTCGTATGGGAATGGATATTCGAATTAAATGTGAAGGCTGCGATCATAGTGTAATGATACCAAGGCGCGAATTTTCAAGGAAAATGAAGAAAATATTGGTGAAGCATGAGCAATAG
- a CDS encoding molybdopterin-dependent oxidoreductase, whose amino-acid sequence MASIVKSACPLNCWDSCGFHVTIENDKVIKVEGDPTHPITKGKICGRGRMLETRTNSSERILYPLKKVNGEFKQISWEQALDEIASKLAKIKNKYGSTAVLHSHDYANNGILKNLDQRFFNAYGGATELYGSLCWGAGIEAQKWDFGDAYGHEPEDVLNSKNIVIWGRNVARTNMHFYEKLLEVKKKGANIFVIDPLFNATAKIADEYISVKPGMDGLLAVGVIKEILRLGLEDRHFITGYSYGFEDLEKLVNSVSLEQISEMTEVPIEQIHLLAKVFTDRPTSTFMGLGLQRYKNGGNTIRLIDALVAVSGNIGIPGGGANYANLQVGQSFDVANLTMNERKTSHRQFSIMKQAEEVLAAINPEIKMIIVTCGNPLTQVPDSSIVEKAFTSVSTLVVIEQFMTDTARLADYILPTTTSFEEEDLYYSSMYHHYVNYGPKLVSAAGEAKSDLWIWTQLAQRLGFSEDFQFTRKQLLEKSLQSLAKKGMTLDNLKERHTLELPVKSVPWTDYQFKTESGKYEFKSINKGDEGQLKLAVPEESKWNNPKLAKEFPYNLLTIHPLRSNHSQNYNLLPKTPELKVEVAANIAGDKNLQNGDLVRVWNNRGEVKGILSILPKAHPNTINIDEGIWKQFGGSVNNLTSSGESDNGLGSTLYDCLVNIEKIT is encoded by the coding sequence GTGGCGAGTATTGTTAAGTCAGCATGTCCATTGAATTGCTGGGACAGCTGTGGTTTTCATGTAACAATAGAAAATGATAAAGTAATCAAAGTTGAAGGTGACCCTACCCACCCCATAACCAAGGGGAAAATTTGCGGCAGAGGCAGAATGCTCGAGACTAGAACCAATTCTAGTGAGCGGATTCTCTATCCCTTAAAAAAGGTGAATGGTGAATTTAAACAAATATCATGGGAACAGGCACTTGATGAAATCGCCTCTAAGTTGGCGAAGATTAAAAATAAATATGGTTCCACAGCTGTCCTCCATAGTCATGATTATGCAAACAACGGGATCCTAAAAAATCTGGATCAACGATTTTTTAATGCTTATGGCGGTGCAACGGAACTTTATGGTTCACTCTGTTGGGGTGCAGGAATTGAGGCACAGAAATGGGATTTCGGCGATGCCTATGGTCATGAACCAGAGGATGTTTTAAATAGTAAAAACATTGTTATCTGGGGAAGAAATGTAGCACGGACGAATATGCATTTTTATGAAAAGCTCTTAGAAGTAAAGAAAAAAGGAGCTAATATCTTTGTTATTGACCCACTATTTAACGCTACTGCAAAAATAGCAGATGAATATATATCCGTTAAACCTGGAATGGATGGTTTATTAGCAGTTGGGGTGATAAAGGAGATTCTCCGATTAGGATTGGAAGATCGTCACTTTATTACCGGCTACTCTTATGGATTTGAGGATCTTGAAAAATTGGTTAATAGTGTTTCACTCGAACAAATAAGTGAAATGACAGAGGTGCCAATTGAACAGATTCATCTATTAGCCAAGGTATTTACAGATCGGCCTACATCAACTTTTATGGGACTTGGCCTCCAACGATACAAAAATGGCGGAAATACCATCCGATTAATTGATGCCCTTGTAGCCGTAAGCGGCAATATAGGGATCCCAGGCGGAGGTGCTAATTATGCAAATCTGCAAGTTGGTCAAAGTTTTGATGTTGCAAATTTAACAATGAATGAACGAAAAACCAGTCATAGACAGTTTTCGATTATGAAGCAAGCAGAGGAAGTCCTTGCTGCCATTAACCCAGAAATAAAAATGATCATCGTTACCTGTGGTAATCCATTAACACAGGTCCCAGATTCATCTATTGTAGAAAAGGCATTTACCTCTGTATCTACACTTGTGGTGATCGAACAGTTTATGACAGATACAGCGCGCTTGGCGGATTATATCTTGCCAACTACAACCTCATTTGAGGAAGAAGATCTATATTATTCTTCTATGTACCATCATTATGTCAATTACGGTCCGAAACTTGTTTCAGCAGCTGGAGAAGCAAAGTCGGATTTATGGATTTGGACACAGCTTGCACAAAGACTAGGATTTAGTGAGGATTTTCAGTTTACGAGAAAACAACTGCTAGAGAAGTCTCTTCAGTCGTTAGCCAAAAAGGGAATGACCCTAGATAACCTTAAGGAACGGCATACGCTCGAACTGCCTGTGAAATCAGTTCCGTGGACGGATTATCAGTTCAAAACTGAATCTGGAAAATATGAGTTCAAATCCATAAATAAAGGTGACGAAGGTCAGCTGAAATTGGCGGTTCCAGAAGAATCAAAGTGGAATAATCCGAAACTGGCTAAAGAATTCCCATATAACTTATTAACCATACATCCTTTAAGGTCTAACCATTCTCAAAACTATAATCTCCTTCCTAAAACACCTGAGTTAAAAGTGGAAGTTGCGGCGAACATTGCTGGTGATAAGAATCTACAGAATGGAGATTTAGTGAGAGTGTGGAATAATCGCGGTGAAGTAAAGGGCATTCTTTCCATTTTGCCAAAGGCACATCCTAATACGATTAATATCGATGAAGGAATTTGGAAACAGTTTGGCGGTTCCGTTAATAACCTGACTTCAAGCGGAGAATCTGATAATGGTCTTGGCAGTACTTTGTATGATTGCTTGGTGAATATTGAAAAAATAACCTAA
- a CDS encoding YybS family protein, with the protein MKNVRNLTEGAVLLAVFAILLLLTIFVPLLAIIVNLFLVTPFILFAAKNDGKSTFVFVIAALLLSLLLGSLIGLAIALPFAVTGGVMGYFIQRKKSRWSIFLMGSLAFLAAILVIYGASIVFFKMNFIIEMIEMMQKSSKMSAELLKNFGDQEKLERMMKQSEQSLNFIKNLIPTLLVATPFAVVFIIQSVSFPLIRRFGIKVEKWKGFKNLSLPKSTIHYFLIILLLGMVFKPEEGTFGYSAIINLTWILILLMVIQGYLFLFFYLEQKGFSKTISITIAIISLLIPIFLYMIGILGIIDLGFDLRKKIKKE; encoded by the coding sequence GTGAAAAATGTTCGAAATCTTACAGAGGGTGCTGTTCTTTTGGCAGTCTTTGCTATTCTTTTATTACTAACGATCTTTGTTCCGTTACTTGCAATCATCGTTAATTTATTTTTAGTAACACCATTTATATTGTTTGCAGCAAAGAATGATGGAAAAAGCACTTTTGTATTTGTGATTGCAGCCCTTCTTCTATCGTTACTGTTAGGGTCACTTATCGGCCTTGCGATTGCATTGCCATTCGCTGTTACGGGTGGAGTTATGGGCTACTTCATTCAAAGAAAGAAAAGCAGATGGTCCATCTTTTTAATGGGGTCACTTGCCTTTTTAGCCGCTATCCTTGTCATTTATGGAGCAAGTATTGTCTTTTTTAAGATGAATTTCATTATAGAAATGATAGAAATGATGCAAAAATCATCAAAAATGTCTGCAGAACTTCTTAAGAATTTCGGTGATCAGGAAAAACTAGAACGAATGATGAAACAGTCTGAACAAAGTTTGAACTTTATCAAAAACTTGATTCCAACTCTTTTAGTGGCTACCCCATTCGCTGTTGTCTTTATCATCCAGTCCGTATCATTTCCACTAATAAGGAGATTTGGAATTAAAGTTGAAAAGTGGAAAGGCTTTAAAAACCTATCCCTTCCCAAAAGTACAATCCATTACTTTCTGATAATTTTACTTTTGGGTATGGTATTTAAACCTGAAGAAGGGACTTTTGGGTACTCTGCAATCATAAACCTTACTTGGATACTCATTCTTCTAATGGTGATCCAGGGATATTTGTTTCTCTTTTTCTATCTTGAACAAAAGGGTTTTTCCAAAACGATTTCCATTACAATAGCAATTATCTCTTTACTAATTCCAATTTTTCTTTATATGATAGGAATATTAGGTATAATTGATTTAGGCTTTGATTTAAGGAAAAAAATTAAAAAAGAGTGA
- a CDS encoding DUF554 domain-containing protein — MFLLGTLVNGLLIIVGVLIGKLLHRIPESMKTTVMYAIGLSVIVLGLQMGLKSENFLIVIISLVMGAVFGELMQLEEKLNQLGLWMEKKIGSTGKGSTGKGSIAEGFVTATLIFVIGAMAIIGALDSGIRGDHDVLYTKGLIDGFTSIILTSTLGVGVIFSAIPVMLYQGLIALFATQINTFIPQVLMDQFIVEMTATGGVMIFAIGLNLTGLVKIKVANLLPAIIVTGFIVTVLYLYKLYL; from the coding sequence ATGTTTTTATTAGGAACGCTTGTAAACGGGTTACTGATTATAGTGGGAGTGTTAATTGGAAAGTTACTGCACCGAATTCCTGAAAGTATGAAAACAACAGTAATGTATGCTATCGGATTGTCAGTGATTGTGCTAGGACTTCAAATGGGCTTGAAAAGTGAGAACTTCCTAATTGTAATTATTAGTTTAGTCATGGGAGCGGTTTTTGGAGAACTCATGCAATTGGAAGAAAAGCTGAATCAACTTGGGCTTTGGATGGAAAAGAAAATAGGTTCTACTGGGAAAGGGTCAACGGGAAAAGGTAGTATTGCAGAAGGTTTTGTTACGGCAACTTTAATTTTTGTAATCGGGGCTATGGCAATTATTGGTGCACTTGACAGCGGGATCCGAGGTGATCATGATGTCTTGTATACAAAAGGGCTAATTGATGGTTTCACTTCAATTATATTAACTTCTACTCTTGGAGTAGGCGTTATTTTTTCTGCAATTCCAGTTATGCTCTATCAAGGGTTGATTGCGTTATTCGCGACTCAAATTAACACCTTTATTCCCCAGGTACTGATGGATCAGTTTATAGTTGAAATGACAGCTACAGGCGGTGTCATGATTTTTGCTATCGGGTTAAATCTAACTGGATTAGTGAAGATAAAGGTTGCAAACCTCCTTCCTGCTATTATTGTGACTGGGTTTATTGTTACCGTTCTCTACTTATATAAACTATATTTATAG
- a CDS encoding ParB/RepB/Spo0J family partition protein, translating to MAKGLGKKGINAFFTNIEADKEETVQEINLKELRPNPYQPRKTFQQEAIDELKASILEHGILQPLVVRKSIKGYEIVVGERRFRAAKEAKLATIPAVVRELTEQQMMELAVLENLQREDLNPIEEGQAYQTLMEKLKFTQEEVAKRLGKSRPHVANHIRLLSLPPKIQELISTEKISMGHGRALLGLRQKAKLPALVDKIVQESLNVRQLEKLIQQLNENVPRETKKPEKKKDVFLQEREHSLRERFGTTVNIKQSKNKGKIEIEFFSKEDLERILEMLGQEESL from the coding sequence ATGGCTAAAGGTCTCGGAAAAAAAGGCATTAATGCATTTTTCACAAATATCGAAGCCGATAAGGAAGAGACTGTCCAGGAAATTAATTTAAAAGAATTGCGTCCGAATCCTTATCAGCCACGTAAAACCTTCCAACAAGAGGCTATAGATGAGTTAAAAGCATCCATTTTAGAGCATGGAATTCTCCAGCCCCTTGTGGTCAGAAAAAGCATTAAAGGTTATGAAATTGTTGTTGGTGAAAGGCGTTTTCGCGCAGCTAAGGAAGCAAAACTGGCTACCATCCCTGCAGTTGTCAGGGAGTTAACAGAACAGCAAATGATGGAATTAGCTGTGTTAGAAAATCTACAACGAGAAGACTTGAACCCGATTGAAGAGGGACAAGCATACCAAACATTAATGGAAAAGTTAAAATTCACTCAAGAAGAGGTCGCAAAGCGATTAGGGAAGAGCCGCCCGCATGTGGCCAATCATATTCGCCTTCTTTCTCTTCCTCCAAAAATCCAGGAGTTAATTTCAACAGAGAAAATCTCAATGGGCCATGGCCGGGCTTTATTAGGACTACGTCAGAAAGCAAAGTTACCGGCTTTAGTAGATAAAATTGTTCAAGAGTCATTGAATGTCCGCCAATTGGAAAAACTCATTCAACAGTTAAATGAAAATGTTCCACGTGAAACAAAAAAGCCTGAAAAGAAAAAGGATGTGTTTCTTCAAGAGCGTGAACACTCCCTCCGTGAACGGTTTGGTACAACTGTAAATATTAAGCAGTCTAAAAATAAAGGTAAAATTGAAATTGAATTTTTTTCAAAAGAGGATTTAGAACGGATTCTTGAAATGCTGGGTCAGGAAGAATCATTGTAA
- a CDS encoding mechanosensitive ion channel family protein yields the protein MHPIVQRFVDKFQNEDTWLAIGEGLLKIIAIMIVAKILIKLGSVAIDNIFKIRTRSPLKTSERREETLSKLLDNVLTYVVYFISFMMILSVLTIDVKALIAGAGVVGLAVGFGAQSLVKDVISGFFIIFEDQFSVGDHVRIDQFEGTVQAIGLRTTKLKSWTGEVHILPNGSIIQVTNFSLNNSLAIIDIAIAYEEDIDKTQNIIRELLESMPGKYEELTKTPELLGVQTLGPSEVVLRIVAETLPMKHAAVSRDIKRDIKQCLDEHGIEIPYPRMVMYSKNSGNINEPSV from the coding sequence ATGCATCCAATCGTTCAAAGATTTGTTGATAAATTCCAAAATGAAGATACATGGCTGGCGATCGGGGAAGGTCTGTTAAAAATTATTGCCATTATGATTGTTGCAAAAATCCTCATAAAGTTAGGAAGCGTAGCAATTGATAATATATTTAAAATTAGAACTCGTTCTCCCTTAAAGACTTCAGAAAGAAGGGAAGAAACCCTATCAAAACTACTCGATAATGTTCTAACCTATGTTGTTTATTTTATTTCTTTTATGATGATTCTCTCTGTCTTAACTATCGATGTAAAAGCGTTAATTGCTGGGGCTGGAGTCGTCGGGCTCGCTGTTGGATTTGGAGCTCAAAGTCTTGTTAAAGATGTAATAAGCGGCTTCTTTATCATCTTCGAGGATCAATTTTCAGTGGGAGACCATGTTCGAATCGATCAATTTGAAGGAACCGTCCAAGCTATTGGGCTAAGGACAACAAAATTAAAAAGCTGGACTGGAGAAGTACACATCCTCCCTAATGGAAGTATCATTCAAGTTACTAATTTCTCATTAAATAATAGTCTTGCTATTATTGACATAGCGATTGCGTACGAAGAGGATATTGATAAGACACAAAATATCATACGGGAGTTACTTGAAAGTATGCCAGGGAAATATGAAGAATTAACAAAAACACCTGAGCTTTTAGGCGTTCAAACACTAGGACCATCAGAGGTTGTGTTGCGGATCGTGGCGGAAACATTGCCAATGAAACATGCGGCGGTTTCTAGGGATATAAAAAGAGATATAAAACAATGTTTAGATGAGCATGGAATTGAAATTCCATATCCACGTATGGTCATGTACTCAAAGAATTCTGGTAATATCAATGAACCTAGTGTTTAA
- a CDS encoding AAA family ATPase, with protein MGKTIAIANQKGGVGKTTTSVNLGACLAYIGKKVLLVDIDPQGNATSGIGIDKADVEQCIYDVLVDDVEAKDVIKPTSVENLYAIPATIQLAGAEIELVPTISREVRLKRALEEVKDQFDYIIIDCPPSLGLLTLNSLTASDSVLIPVQCEYYALEGLSQLLNTVRLVQKHLNQDLKIEGVLLTMLDARTNLGIQVIEEVKKYFQDKVYKTIIPRNVRLSEAPSHGEPIITYDSKSRGAEVYLDLAKEVVSNG; from the coding sequence GTGGGCAAAACCATTGCAATCGCGAATCAAAAAGGCGGAGTCGGAAAGACAACGACTTCTGTCAATCTAGGCGCCTGCTTAGCATACATTGGGAAAAAGGTTTTATTGGTAGACATTGATCCACAAGGGAATGCAACGAGCGGTATTGGTATTGATAAAGCGGATGTAGAACAGTGTATATATGATGTTTTAGTAGACGATGTGGAAGCAAAGGATGTTATTAAACCAACTTCCGTCGAAAATTTATACGCAATTCCAGCTACCATACAGCTAGCAGGAGCAGAAATTGAACTGGTCCCTACTATCTCGAGAGAGGTTCGATTAAAACGAGCTTTAGAAGAGGTAAAAGACCAATTTGATTATATCATTATCGATTGTCCACCATCTTTAGGATTATTGACGCTCAACTCCTTAACCGCTTCTGACTCTGTGTTAATCCCTGTGCAATGTGAATATTATGCTTTAGAAGGTTTAAGTCAATTATTAAATACTGTACGTCTAGTGCAAAAACACTTAAACCAAGACTTGAAAATAGAAGGCGTATTATTAACGATGCTCGATGCCCGAACCAATTTAGGCATTCAGGTAATAGAAGAAGTTAAGAAGTACTTTCAAGATAAAGTTTATAAAACCATAATTCCAAGAAATGTACGTCTAAGTGAGGCACCGAGCCATGGCGAACCAATTATTACGTATGATTCAAAATCTCGTGGGGCAGAAGTTTATTTAGATCTAGCAAAGGAAGTGGTCTCAAATGGCTAA
- the noc gene encoding nucleoid occlusion protein, whose translation MKNSFSRFFGLGEKGDQKVELENELENELEEELDIVKNEEIKKIPIDSIVPNRFQPRTVFDDEKIEELSRTIHTHGIIQPIVVRQFDGNYEIIAGERRWRAMKKLGWNEAPAIIKNYSDTETASVALIENLQREELSPIEEAIAYGKLLELHNLTQEALAQRLGKGQSTVANKLRLLKLPQTIQESLLNKEITERHARALIPLKDPEKQVLLLQDIIEKNLNVKQTEDRVARILEEKNQKPKPKRKAFSKDMRIAVNTIRQSLTMVSDNGINLDSHEEEFEEYYQFTIKIPKKK comes from the coding sequence ATGAAGAATTCGTTTTCACGCTTTTTTGGCCTCGGCGAAAAGGGAGATCAAAAGGTTGAGTTAGAAAATGAGCTTGAAAATGAGCTTGAAGAAGAACTAGATATTGTAAAAAATGAAGAAATTAAAAAGATTCCGATTGATAGTATTGTTCCAAATCGTTTTCAGCCTCGAACCGTATTCGATGATGAAAAAATAGAGGAATTATCACGAACAATTCATACACACGGAATCATTCAGCCCATTGTGGTCCGACAGTTTGATGGGAATTATGAAATCATTGCCGGGGAGCGCCGTTGGCGGGCAATGAAGAAGCTCGGCTGGAATGAAGCACCAGCAATCATAAAAAATTATTCAGACACTGAAACTGCATCTGTTGCCTTAATTGAAAACCTGCAACGGGAAGAGTTATCTCCAATTGAAGAGGCTATCGCCTATGGAAAGCTGCTGGAACTGCACAACTTAACGCAAGAAGCGCTTGCACAGCGTCTTGGAAAAGGTCAGTCAACAGTTGCTAATAAGCTAAGGCTTTTAAAGCTGCCTCAGACTATTCAAGAATCTTTGTTAAATAAAGAAATAACAGAACGGCATGCCCGAGCACTGATTCCATTAAAGGATCCAGAGAAACAGGTTTTGCTTTTACAAGATATTATCGAAAAAAATCTTAATGTAAAGCAAACGGAAGATAGAGTTGCTCGGATATTAGAAGAAAAAAATCAAAAACCAAAGCCGAAAAGGAAAGCTTTCAGCAAAGATATGAGAATTGCTGTAAACACCATTCGGCAATCATTAACCATGGTGTCAGATAACGGAATAAATCTTGACTCACATGAAGAGGAATTTGAAGAGTACTATCAATTTACAATAAAAATACCAAAGAAAAAATAA